In Pseudomonas sp. MYb327, one DNA window encodes the following:
- a CDS encoding lipopolysaccharide kinase InaA family protein, with protein sequence MAAQCAAEAEVSSPDRFDYFWNQRGDWVEEPNVRRGGESGVQRIMGSDGHLLYVKRQTGHIHRSWLHPFGRPTVLRERDALIGVRALGVRVPEIVYCGAQRDPVHKWRALLVTKSLDGFEEIEHWYAGGGRERVGEAAHDRVLKDLADNLARMHKGRWQHSCIYIKHVFVRVTGVGEAAKVEVALIDLEKCRQRLTAYRAAAHDMKQLRRHSSFSTTDWDKLVYFYKTAFGSAIKGL encoded by the coding sequence ATGGCAGCGCAATGTGCAGCGGAAGCGGAAGTCTCTTCCCCGGATCGCTTTGACTATTTCTGGAACCAGCGCGGTGACTGGGTAGAAGAGCCCAATGTCCGTCGCGGTGGCGAAAGTGGCGTGCAGCGCATCATGGGCAGCGATGGTCATCTGCTCTACGTTAAACGGCAGACCGGGCATATCCATCGCAGTTGGTTGCACCCGTTTGGCCGGCCGACCGTGTTGCGTGAACGCGATGCGCTGATCGGCGTACGCGCGCTGGGCGTACGCGTCCCGGAAATCGTTTACTGCGGCGCACAACGCGATCCGGTGCACAAATGGCGCGCACTGCTGGTTACCAAGTCACTGGACGGCTTTGAAGAAATTGAACATTGGTACGCTGGCGGCGGACGTGAGCGTGTCGGTGAGGCCGCGCATGATCGCGTGTTGAAGGATCTGGCCGATAACCTGGCGCGCATGCACAAGGGGCGCTGGCAGCACAGCTGCATCTATATCAAGCACGTATTCGTGCGCGTTACCGGCGTAGGCGAGGCGGCTAAAGTCGAGGTCGCCCTGATCGATCTCGAGAAGTGCCGACAGCGCCTGACCGCCTATCGCGCAGCTGCCCATGACATGAAACAACTGCGTCGCCACTCGTCGTTCAGCACGACAGACTGGGACAAACTCGTCTACTTTTATAAGACGGCGTTTGGCAGCGCTATCAAAGGTTTATAG